The Helicobacter anatolicus genomic interval TAAAAAGCTTTTAAGTGTGGATTATTCGCAAATTGAGTTACGCTTTTTGGCACATTTTTCACAGGATAAAGAACTTATTGAGGCATTTCAAAATAATTTAGATGTGCATCTGAAAACTGCACAAATGATTTTTGGTGATGAAGCAAAAGAAAAGCGTCATATTGCAAAAACAATTAATTTTGGTTTAATTTATGGAATGGGTGTGCGAAAACTCGCAAAAACTCTAAAAATTAAAAATAGTGAGGCTAAAGAATATATTGAGCGTTATTTTGATTCTTTCCCAACAGTAAAAAATTTTTTGAAACAAGAAGAACAAAAAATTTTAGAAAATGGCTATGCACAAACACTTTTGGGGCATAGGCGTTATTTTGATTTTGTTAATGCTACAGAATTTATGAAGAGTAATTATTTACGTGAAGGGATTAATGCTATTTTCCAAGGTAGTGTGGCAGATCTTATTAAATTATCGATGATTAGAATTCATGAGGCCTTTAAGAATAGCGCGGTAAAAATGCTTTTACAAGTACATGATGAGTTGATTTTTGAGGTAAATGAGACAGAAGCACAGAGTGTTGCTAAGCAAATTGAAATTATTATGAATAATATTTATACTCTAAATGTGCCCTTGAAATGCAGTATTAGTATCGGGGATAGTTGGGAAGCATTGAAATAATCTTGTGATTTTTATAAAATTTTTGAAAAAACCAAATAAATTTAAGGAAATAAAATGAGCTATACACATTTACATTTGCATACAGAATATTCTTTATTAGATGGGGCAAATAAGATTAAAAAACTTGCTGCAAGAATCAAAGAATTAGGTATGAATAGTGTAAGCATGACAGATCATGGCAATATGTTTGGTGCGATTGATTTTTATAAGACGATGATGGAAGAGGGGATTAAGCCTATTATAGGAATTGAGACTTATTTGCATAATAATGATGATCTTAGCTCCAAGGAAAGTAGGCAGAGATTCCATCTTTGTTTGTATGCAAAAAATGAAGAAGGCTATAAAAATTTAATGTATCTTAGCTCGATGGCATTTATTGAAGGCTTTTATTATTATCCTAGAATCAATAAAAAAATTTTACGCGAGCATAGTGCGGGATTGTTGGCATCATCAGCGTGTTTGCAAGGTGAGGTAAGCTGGCATTTAAATCTTAATAGTGATAGGAATAGAAAATTTGGTGCCAAGGGCTATGATATGGCAAAAGAGGTGGCATTGGAATATCAAGATATTTTTGGGGGCGATTTTTATCTTGAGATTATGCGTCATGGAATCCAAGATCAAAGATATATTGATGAACAATTAATTCGTCTAAGCAGAGAAACTGGTATTAAACTTATTGCGACAAATGACACACACTATACCAAAAAAGAAGATGCAAAAATTCAAGAAGTGGCAATGTGTGTTGCAATGGGAAAAGTGCTTGATGACAAAGATAGATTAAGACATAGCGTGCAAGAATTTTATGTTAAATCCCCAGAAGAAATGCAGAGACTTTTTGCTGATATTCCTGAAGCATTGAGCAATACGCAAGAGATCGCAGAAAAATGTAATTTAATTATTGATTTGAAAGATGAAAAAACTAATCCTCCCACACCTCCTACATTTGTTTTTACTAAAGAATATGCAATAAAAGAAGGTCAGGATATTGATAATGATGCGGATTATTTTGCTTATAAAGCAAGAGAGGGGTTAAAAAAGCGTTTAGAGATTGTTCCGGAAGAAAAACATCAACTTTATAAAGATCGTCTTGAAGAAGAAATTAATATTATCAATCAAATGAAATTTCCAGGATATATGCTTATTGTTTGGGATTTTATTAATTTTGCAAAAAAAAATGGTATTCCTGTGGGGCCGGGTAGAGGGAGTGCAGCGGGAAGTTTAGTGGCATTTTGTTTAAATATTACAAATATTGATCCTATGAAATATGATTTGCTTTTTGAGAGATTTCTAAATCCTGAGCGTGTGTCAATGCCTGATATTGATACAGATTTTTGTCAAAGACGCAGGGGTGAAGTAATTGAATATATGATTGAAAAATATGGAAAATATAATGTAGCACAAGTAATTACATTTGGCAAAATGCTTGCAAAGGGTGTAATTAGAGATGTGGCAAGGGTGTTAAATATGCCATTAAAAGATGCTGATGCATTTGCCAAACTTATTCCTAATCAACTTGGAATAAAACTTGAAGATGCAATTACTTTGGAGCCAAAAATACAAGAATTTATTGATAAGACTCCTTTGGCAAAAGAAGTATGGGAATATGCATTGCAGTTGGAAGGTTTTAATCGTAATGCTGGAAAACATGCTGCTGCTATCGTAATGGATAGTGAAAAAGAGCTTTGGCATAAAACTCCATTGTATAGTAGTGATAAGACAGGTGGTGCAATTGTTACACAATATTCTATGAAATATCTTGAACCTGTGGATTTGATTAAATTTGACTTTTTGGGGTTAAAAACTTTGACTGTTGTGCATGATGCCCTAGAGCTTATTAAAAAACGATATAAGAAAGAGATTGATTTCTTAAGTATTGATGTAGATGATAAAAAAGTCTATGAGACAATTCAAAGTGGCGATACTTTGGGGATATTTCAGATAGAATCTTCAATGTTTCAAGGATTAAATAAGAGAATAAAACCCAATAGTTTTGAAGATATTATTGCAATTATTGCTTTGGGACGACCAGGACCTATGGAATCTGGAATGGTGGATGATTTTATTAATCGTAAGCATGGTTTAGAGCCTATTGTATATATGTTTGATGCCCTAGAACCAATTTTAAAGCCTACTTATGGGACGATTGTTTATCAAGAACAAGTTATGCAAATTGTGCAAACAATTGGAGGATTTTCTCTTGGTGGTGCAGATTTGGTAAGACGGGCAATGGGGAAGAAAATCAAAGAGGAAATGGATCGCTTAAAAAGTACTTTTGCAGAAGGGGCGCAAAAAAATGGTTTTGATAAAACAAAGGCTGAAGAGCTGTGGGAATTGATTGTAAAATTTGCAGGATATGGGTTTAATAAATCTCATTCAGCGGCATATGCGATGATTACTTTTCAAACTGCATATCTTAAAACTTATTATAAACATGAATTTATGGCTGCACTTTTGAGTTCTGAGGCAGATAAAATAGAATCGGTTGCAAAATATATTGAGGAAGTAAGACAAATGGGGATAGAAATTATTCCACCGCATGTAAATATTTCTGATATAAATTTTGGTGTAGGGGATTTTGAGGAGAATAATCAAAAAATTAAAAAAATTATTTTTGGATTATCTGCGATTAAAGGTGTTGGTGAGGAGCCTATACAAAATATTATTAGTACGAGGGAAAAGGGCGGAAAGTTTAAAAACTTAGAAGATTTTATTTCAAGGGTGGATTTTTCTAAAATTACTAAGAGGGTTTTAGAACCTTTAATCAAATCAGGTAGTCTTGATGGCTTAGGGTATAGTAGAGCGTGTATGCTAGAGCATCTTGAAGATATTTGCGCAGAAGGAAGAAGAAAAGATAAGGCAAAAGAAGGGATGTGTGCGGGTATTTTTGCAGAGCTTGGTGATGAAATACAAGAATCAGCAAAACTTGATTTTCAAGACAGCCCTGAGAGTGAAATGCGTATTTTGTTAGATTTAGAATATGAGTGCTTGGGGATTTATGTTTCAGGTAGTCCATTAGAAGAGTATAGAGAGCGTATAGAAAAAATTAAAGGCTTTGTTCCTAGTGTAAAATTATCTGAAGTGGAGGATGATTCTTATTGTATGATTGTAGGAAAGGTGCTAGATATTGATCGTAAGATGAGTAAACAAAATAAACCTTATGCTTATGTAGATATTTTAGATTTGTATGGAAAAATTAAAATTATGTTTTTTGAAAAATATCTTAATGAATTAGAAACCTTTAATCTTGAGCAGCCCATTGTATTGAAGTGTAAGATTGAACAAGGAGATGAGGGTTATCAAATCCGATTGATAGAACTTTTGAATTTTGAAGATGCACAAAAAGAAAAAATCGAGGTTTCTTATAAAGAAAAAAAAGAAAAATCAGGAGATTTTGAGGAGTTTGGTTGTCCTATGATATTGCAACTTCCCACAAATATCGAAAAGCAAATTTTTGATACATTAGCTCAGGCTATTGAACGCAATCAAGGAAAAAGAGAGTTTAGAATCTTGATTAAAGATAAAAATGAATCTTATATGTTTTTTAGCGATAAAAAAGTAAGCCCTTCTATTAAAGATGAGTTTAAAGAATTAGAATGGGTGGAGTGGGAGTAATGCGCTTAAATAAATATATTTCTCATTATGCAAAATATTCAAGACGCGAGGCAGATTCTTTGATTGCTAGTGGCCGTGTAAATGTTGAAAAGCAAAAGGCGGTATTGGGGCAGGAGTTGCAAGAGGGACAAAGAGTTTTTATTGATGGAAAAATGATTAAGCCTAAAAAAGAAGCCCCTGCAACTGTGATTGTGTATCATAAGCCAAAAGGAGAGCTTGTGACTAAAAAAGATGACAGGGATCGCAAAAGTATTTTTGAGAGCCTCGGAAAAAAATATGCACATTTTACTCCTGTCGGCAGGCTTGATTTTGCAAGTGAAGGTTTGTTACTACTTAGTGATGATAAAAATATTGCGCGAATATTGATGGAAAGTGATTTGGAGCGAGAGTATATTTTAAAAATTGCAGGAAGGATTACTGAAAAAATGATTTTGGCAATGGAAGAGGGGATGATTCTTGAGGATGCAAGGGCTGGAGGGCATGAAAAAAGTAAAATTATTGCAATGAATTTTAAGCCATTTGTGAGTTATTTTATTTATAAAAATGATAGAAATTTTTCCAAACTTAAGGTAAAAATTATCGAAGGACACAACAGAGAATTGAGAAGATTTTTTGCACATTTTAAAGCAGAAGTGCTTGATTTGCGGCGAGTGTCTTATGGCTTTGTGGAGCTAAATGCCCTGCCTGTTGGAAAAGTGAGATATTTAAATAGAGATGAATATAAAAAATTACATAGTTTTG includes:
- the dnaE gene encoding DNA polymerase III subunit alpha, whose amino-acid sequence is MSYTHLHLHTEYSLLDGANKIKKLAARIKELGMNSVSMTDHGNMFGAIDFYKTMMEEGIKPIIGIETYLHNNDDLSSKESRQRFHLCLYAKNEEGYKNLMYLSSMAFIEGFYYYPRINKKILREHSAGLLASSACLQGEVSWHLNLNSDRNRKFGAKGYDMAKEVALEYQDIFGGDFYLEIMRHGIQDQRYIDEQLIRLSRETGIKLIATNDTHYTKKEDAKIQEVAMCVAMGKVLDDKDRLRHSVQEFYVKSPEEMQRLFADIPEALSNTQEIAEKCNLIIDLKDEKTNPPTPPTFVFTKEYAIKEGQDIDNDADYFAYKAREGLKKRLEIVPEEKHQLYKDRLEEEINIINQMKFPGYMLIVWDFINFAKKNGIPVGPGRGSAAGSLVAFCLNITNIDPMKYDLLFERFLNPERVSMPDIDTDFCQRRRGEVIEYMIEKYGKYNVAQVITFGKMLAKGVIRDVARVLNMPLKDADAFAKLIPNQLGIKLEDAITLEPKIQEFIDKTPLAKEVWEYALQLEGFNRNAGKHAAAIVMDSEKELWHKTPLYSSDKTGGAIVTQYSMKYLEPVDLIKFDFLGLKTLTVVHDALELIKKRYKKEIDFLSIDVDDKKVYETIQSGDTLGIFQIESSMFQGLNKRIKPNSFEDIIAIIALGRPGPMESGMVDDFINRKHGLEPIVYMFDALEPILKPTYGTIVYQEQVMQIVQTIGGFSLGGADLVRRAMGKKIKEEMDRLKSTFAEGAQKNGFDKTKAEELWELIVKFAGYGFNKSHSAAYAMITFQTAYLKTYYKHEFMAALLSSEADKIESVAKYIEEVRQMGIEIIPPHVNISDINFGVGDFEENNQKIKKIIFGLSAIKGVGEEPIQNIISTREKGGKFKNLEDFISRVDFSKITKRVLEPLIKSGSLDGLGYSRACMLEHLEDICAEGRRKDKAKEGMCAGIFAELGDEIQESAKLDFQDSPESEMRILLDLEYECLGIYVSGSPLEEYRERIEKIKGFVPSVKLSEVEDDSYCMIVGKVLDIDRKMSKQNKPYAYVDILDLYGKIKIMFFEKYLNELETFNLEQPIVLKCKIEQGDEGYQIRLIELLNFEDAQKEKIEVSYKEKKEKSGDFEEFGCPMILQLPTNIEKQIFDTLAQAIERNQGKREFRILIKDKNESYMFFSDKKVSPSIKDEFKELEWVEWE
- a CDS encoding pseudouridine synthase, coding for MRLNKYISHYAKYSRREADSLIASGRVNVEKQKAVLGQELQEGQRVFIDGKMIKPKKEAPATVIVYHKPKGELVTKKDDRDRKSIFESLGKKYAHFTPVGRLDFASEGLLLLSDDKNIARILMESDLEREYILKIAGRITEKMILAMEEGMILEDARAGGHEKSKIIAMNFKPFVSYFIYKNDRNFSKLKVKIIEGHNRELRRFFAHFKAEVLDLRRVSYGFVELNALPVGKVRYLNRDEYKKLHSFVKEKQGDSKKKETANLYKKDFKKNNKSFYKSL